Proteins encoded in a region of the Anopheles aquasalis chromosome 2, idAnoAquaMG_Q_19, whole genome shotgun sequence genome:
- the LOC126578374 gene encoding uncharacterized protein LOC126578374: MKLRLVILAAFMLLFLLVESATAGKRRKIIIHVPVKVKQQKHVHTEVKTVHHHHKPTVIKEEKIVKKEIHKPVVIKEEVEHEHFHHHYKHDHPTFEIDGHDTNGLGGTLIS, encoded by the exons ATGAAGCTCAGACTTGTG ATCCTAGCGGCGTTTATGCTACTGTTCCTGCTCGTTGAATCGGCCACCGCAGG CAAACGgcggaaaatcatcatccacgTACCGGTCAAAGTGAAACAGCAGAAGCACGTGCACACGGAAGTGAAAaccgtacaccaccaccacaaaccgacCGTGATCAAGGAGGAAAAGATCGTGAAGAAAGAAATTCACAAACCCGTCGTGAtcaaggaggaggtggaacaCGAACACTTCCATCACCATTACAAACACGATCACCCAACGTTCGAGATCGATGGTCATGACACGAACGGGCTGGGCGGTACCTTGATCAGCTAG
- the LOC126569386 gene encoding uncharacterized protein LOC126569386, which translates to MMSGRCVIVLVVLVTIALSQHVVESYDPTDTQIPNIVPPNGTFEAFYPREMYGVKNGNSRPAHAHGSFYAHRNPALVEVRNAAAYGFRFDGKRRFNFD; encoded by the coding sequence ATGATGTCTGGTCGATGTGTTATCGTGCTAGTGGTACTGGTGACCATTGCACTATCGCAGCACGTGGTGGAGTCATACGATCCAACGGACACGCAAATTCCCAACATTgtgccaccgaacggaaccttCGAGGCGTTCTATCCACGCGAGATGTACGGTGTAAAGAATGGGAATTCACGGCCAGCTCACGCCCACGGTAGCTTCTACGCCCATCGTAACCCAGCCCTGGTAGAGGTACGGAATGCAGCCGCTTACGGATTTCGGTTCGATGGAAAACGTCGGTTCAACTTCGACTAG
- the LOC126571708 gene encoding uncharacterized protein LOC126571708, with protein sequence MDIFKFLFVLLLCTASARAFWWSTPQTNEIPPASKQVQYVRAFTYQPVAFPAHSLLAPPPSAFKFIQSSPALLPNSIAMGKQQIAAPLQTPSPPAQPATAPPSYSSPFSSFFGSAFGGQSVGSSMASHQQQQQQQQQQLQQQLQQQQQQQQVVPPPSVSQQIQNDAPSYNQAAPAPQPLPAVPSFFGQPQSPQPSKYPYFTMDQVQYLSSLPASSHTPQVQFVPCMCPIAVNVQSHGEIADKRLDETPTTDAEVVAPSTEADK encoded by the exons ATGGATATCTTCAAGTTTTTG TTTGTGCTTCTGCTCTGCACGGCCTCCGCGAGGGCTTTCTGGTGGTCTACACCGCAAACTAA TGAGATACCCCCTGCCAGCAAGCAGGTGCAGTATGTGCGTGCATTCACCTATCAGCCGGTAGCGTTCCCGGCGCATTCGCTactggcaccaccgccatccgCCTTTAAGTtcatccagtccagtccagctcTGTTGCCCAACAGTATAGCGATGGGCAAGCAGCAGATCGCAGCTCCCTTGCAAACGCCTAGCCCACCAGCGCAGCCCGCTACCGCTCCGCCAAGCTACAGCAGTCCATTTAGCAGCTTCTTCGGCAGTGCCTTTGGAGGACAGTCTGTTGGATCTTCGATGGCgtcacaccaacagcagcagcaacagcagcaacaacaattgcagcaacaattgcagcagcagcagcaacaacaacaggtggTACCTCCCCCATCAGTGTCGCAACAGATTCAGAATGATGCACCAAGTTACAACCAGGCTGCACCAGCGCCACAGCCACTCCCAGCGGTTCCTTCATTCTTTGGCCAACCGCAGTCACCGCAACCGAGCAAATACCCTTACTTTACAATGGATCAGGTGCAGTACCTTTCCAGCTTACCAGCGAGCTCACATACGCCACAGGTCCAGTTCGTGCCCTGCATGTGCCCGATTGCGGTCAATGTCCAAAGCCATGGGGAAATTGCCGATAAGCGGTTAGATGAGACACCGACAACCGATGCGGAAGTAGTAGCACCAAGTACGGAGGCTGACAAATGA
- the LOC126578360 gene encoding transmembrane protein 208 isoform X1, whose amino-acid sequence MQQQPPKKKATKGGKQIVEENAATVKFYRNMSLIATGIQFLGFLVYAELSTLAVVMTVLCLIAHAGSFYFMALISKPTLTEKGDIIETGTDLNIEGGITEHVKDVVILTAGTQVAAILTEYFWLLMLLLPIRAAWLLWQTVGKQFFQKDAAEESPVNEKKQKKMMRKMNRVRQ is encoded by the exons ATG cagcagcaaccaccgaagaagaaggccaCCAAGGGGGGCAAGCAGATTGTGGAGGAAAATGCGGCAACAGTCAAGTTTTACCGTAACATGTCGCTCATCGCGACGGGCATACAGTTCCTGGGGTTCCTGGTCTATGCGGAACTCTCTACACTGGCCGTG gTCATGACGGTGCTGTGTTTAATAGCCCACGCTGGCAGCTTCTACTTTATGGCCCTGATAAGCAAACCTACGCTTACCGAGAAGGGAGATATCATAGAAACCGGAACGGACCTCAACATAGAAGGAGGAATTACAGA GCATGTGAAGGACGTGGTCATACTGACTGCCGGTACGCAGGTGGCCGCAATTTTAACGGAATACTTTTGGCTGCTAATGCTACTCCTGCCCATTCGAGCCGCGTGGTTACTATGGCAAACGGTGGGGAAACAGTTTTTCCAGAAAGATGCTGCCGAAGAAAGTCCCGTGAACgagaaaaaacagaagaaaatgaTGAGGAAAATGAACCGGGTTAGGCAATGA
- the LOC126578360 gene encoding transmembrane protein 208 isoform X2: MQQPPKKKATKGGKQIVEENAATVKFYRNMSLIATGIQFLGFLVYAELSTLAVVMTVLCLIAHAGSFYFMALISKPTLTEKGDIIETGTDLNIEGGITEHVKDVVILTAGTQVAAILTEYFWLLMLLLPIRAAWLLWQTVGKQFFQKDAAEESPVNEKKQKKMMRKMNRVRQ; the protein is encoded by the exons ATG cagcaaccaccgaagaagaaggccaCCAAGGGGGGCAAGCAGATTGTGGAGGAAAATGCGGCAACAGTCAAGTTTTACCGTAACATGTCGCTCATCGCGACGGGCATACAGTTCCTGGGGTTCCTGGTCTATGCGGAACTCTCTACACTGGCCGTG gTCATGACGGTGCTGTGTTTAATAGCCCACGCTGGCAGCTTCTACTTTATGGCCCTGATAAGCAAACCTACGCTTACCGAGAAGGGAGATATCATAGAAACCGGAACGGACCTCAACATAGAAGGAGGAATTACAGA GCATGTGAAGGACGTGGTCATACTGACTGCCGGTACGCAGGTGGCCGCAATTTTAACGGAATACTTTTGGCTGCTAATGCTACTCCTGCCCATTCGAGCCGCGTGGTTACTATGGCAAACGGTGGGGAAACAGTTTTTCCAGAAAGATGCTGCCGAAGAAAGTCCCGTGAACgagaaaaaacagaagaaaatgaTGAGGAAAATGAACCGGGTTAGGCAATGA